A genomic stretch from Methanocaldococcus sp. includes:
- a CDS encoding helix-turn-helix domain-containing protein → MGKLLLKTPCTTWTFDNLMACVFGIKISDVKVYFDILKNGPSKINEIAERINRNRSTVQRSVQNLMNAGLVKRKQVNIKEGGYYFIYEAIPFEDAKKIIKKTIKEWCNNMEKWIDELKFEDVIEEYFKEQ, encoded by the coding sequence ATGGGTAAATTATTATTAAAAACTCCATGCACAACTTGGACCTTTGATAATTTAATGGCTTGTGTATTTGGAATAAAGATCTCTGATGTTAAGGTATATTTTGATATTTTAAAAAACGGACCCTCAAAGATAAATGAAATTGCTGAAAGAATTAATAGAAATAGGAGTACTGTTCAAAGATCTGTTCAAAATCTAATGAATGCAGGTTTAGTAAAAAGAAAGCAGGTGAATATAAAAGAAGGAGGCTATTATTTTATTTATGAAGCAATTCCTTTTGAAGATGCTAAAAAAATCATAAAGAAGACGATAAAAGAGTGGTGTAACAATATGGAAAAATGGATTGATGAATTAAAATTTGAAGATGTTATTGAGGAGTATTTCAAAGAGCAATAA
- the rnz gene encoding ribonuclease Z: MKIIFLGTGAAVPSKNRNHIGIAFKFKSEVFLFDCGENIQRQMLFTEVSPMKISHIFITHLHGDHILGLPGLLQSLGFFGRDKEINIYGPVGLREVIESSLKLGYHIIEYPIKVYEISAKEPLKILQCEDYEIIAYPTKHSVPSYAYIFREIKKPRLDLEKVKKLKIKIGPDLKKLKNGEPVKNIYGEIIKPEEVLLPPKKGFCLAYSGDTLPLEDFGKYLNELECDVLIHEATFDDSEKEIAKENMHSTIGDAVNIAKLANVKALILTHISARYDKEEYFNQYKKNVKQYNENFEIIISNDLDSYDVKDLLR; encoded by the coding sequence ATGAAGATAATATTCTTAGGAACTGGAGCGGCAGTTCCATCTAAAAATAGAAATCACATTGGCATAGCATTTAAGTTTAAAAGTGAAGTGTTTTTGTTTGATTGTGGAGAAAATATACAGAGACAGATGCTATTTACCGAAGTTTCTCCAATGAAGATTAGTCATATATTTATAACTCATTTACATGGAGATCACATATTAGGACTTCCCGGGCTATTACAGAGTTTAGGTTTTTTTGGAAGAGATAAGGAAATCAATATTTATGGACCAGTAGGTTTAAGAGAAGTTATTGAGAGTTCTTTAAAGTTGGGTTATCATATTATTGAATATCCAATAAAAGTATATGAGATTTCAGCAAAAGAGCCATTAAAAATTCTCCAATGTGAAGATTATGAGATAATTGCCTATCCTACTAAGCATAGTGTCCCTTCTTATGCATATATATTTAGAGAGATTAAAAAACCTCGATTAGATCTGGAAAAAGTTAAAAAACTTAAAATAAAAATAGGGCCTGACTTAAAAAAACTGAAAAATGGAGAGCCAGTTAAAAACATATATGGAGAAATTATAAAACCAGAAGAAGTTTTACTTCCTCCAAAAAAAGGTTTTTGCTTAGCTTATAGTGGAGATACACTCCCATTAGAAGATTTTGGAAAATATTTAAATGAATTAGAATGTGATGTATTAATTCACGAAGCAACATTTGATGATTCTGAAAAAGAAATAGCCAAAGAGAACATGCATTCAACAATTGGAGATGCTGTAAATATTGCCAAATTGGCAAATGTTAAGGCGTTAATATTGACTCACATTTCAGCAAGGTATGATAAGGAAGAATACTTTAACCAATATAAAAAAAATGTTAAACAGTATAATGAGAACTTTGAAATTATTATCAGCAATGATTTAGATAGTTATGATGTAAAAGATTTATTAAGGTGA
- the npdG gene encoding NADPH-dependent F420 reductase — MKISILGGTGDQGFGLALRLAKNNKIIIGSRKKEKAEEAAKRAKEILKQRGIEADIVGLENKDAAKEGDVVILSIPYEYTLSTIKQLKEELKGKIVVSIGVPLATVIGDKPTRLLFPPDGSVAEMIQNVLKESKVVSAFQNVCHAVLEDLDNPVDCDILVCGNDEEAKKVVINLANQIDGVRAIDCGNLKKSRIIESITPLLIGLNIKYKAKGTGIRITNLEI, encoded by the coding sequence ATGAAAATATCAATATTGGGAGGAACTGGAGACCAAGGATTTGGTTTAGCTTTAAGGTTAGCTAAAAACAATAAGATAATAATTGGTTCAAGGAAAAAAGAAAAAGCAGAAGAAGCAGCTAAAAGAGCTAAAGAGATATTAAAGCAGAGAGGAATTGAGGCAGATATCGTTGGATTAGAAAATAAAGATGCTGCAAAAGAGGGGGATGTTGTTATTTTATCAATACCTTATGAATATACATTATCTACAATAAAACAATTAAAAGAAGAACTTAAAGGGAAAATTGTTGTTTCTATTGGCGTTCCTTTGGCAACAGTTATTGGTGATAAACCAACAAGATTATTGTTTCCACCAGACGGTTCTGTGGCTGAAATGATACAAAATGTATTAAAAGAAAGTAAAGTAGTTAGTGCATTCCAAAATGTTTGTCATGCAGTTTTAGAAGATTTAGATAATCCAGTAGATTGTGATATTTTAGTTTGTGGAAATGATGAAGAAGCAAAAAAAGTAGTTATTAATTTAGCAAACCAAATTGATGGTGTTAGAGCAATAGATTGTGGAAATTTAAAAAAATCAAGGATAATTGAGTCAATAACTCCATTATTAATTGGATTAAATATAAAATACAAGGCAAAAGGCACTGGAATTAGGATTACTAATTTGGAGATTTAA